From Tripterygium wilfordii isolate XIE 37 chromosome 13, ASM1340144v1, whole genome shotgun sequence, the proteins below share one genomic window:
- the LOC120012895 gene encoding threonine dehydratase biosynthetic, chloroplastic-like — protein MEALRFTATQLPLVGPTHSKSDPPLFFGSVNDGRGRHPVKPFVKATLSKSAADVSAKQSSAVAPRENPLPAPPSPPVTTLKRVSPNSLQYPAGYLGSVPERCLDESDDIIDAMGYLTNILSSKVYDVAIETPLQFAPKLSERLGVKIWLKREDLQPVFSFKLRGAYNMMAKIPREQLERGVICSSAGNHAQGVALAAKKLGCDAVIAMPVTTPEIKWQSVERLGATVVLVGDSYDEAQTYAKRRAKEEGRTFIPPFDHPDIIMGQGTVGTEIVRQMQEPLHAIFVPVGGGGLIAGIAAYVKRVNPEVKIIGVEPSDANAMALSLHHGERVMLDQVGGFADGVAVKEVGEETFRLCKELIDGVVLVSRDAICASIKDMFEEKRSILEPAGALAIAGAEAYCKYYGLEGENIVALASGANMNFDKLRVVTELANVGRRQEALLATILPEEPGSFKQFCELVGPMNISEFKYRYNSDEMAVVLYSVGVHTDSELEAMQQRMESSQLKTCNLTSSDLVKDHLRYLMGGKLNVPNEVLCRFIFPERPGTLMKFLHTFSPRWNISLFHYRGQGETGANVLVGIQVASSEMDEFHSRASGLGYDYVVVTDDDDFLLLMH, from the exons ATGGAGGCCCTCCGTTTCACAGCGACGCAGTTGCCTCTTGTGGGCCCAACACACTCCAAATCTGACCCGCCTTTGTTTTTTGGGTCTGTGAACGATGGCCGCGGCCGCCATCCCGTCAAACCGTTTGTCAAGGCCACGCTGTCAAAATCTGCGGCTGATGTTTCTGCCAAGCAGTCATCCGCTGTTGCTCCCAGGGAGAATCCGTTACCGGCCCCTCCTTCTCCCCCGGTGACTACTCTCAAGAGAGTCTCTCCCAATTCCCTGCAGTACCCCGCCGGCTACCTTGGTTCCGTCCCGGAGCGATGTCTGGATGAGAGTGACGATATCATTGATGCTATGGGTTATTTGACGAATATATTGTCATCGAAGGTATACGATGTCGCCATAGAAACTCCGTTACAGTTCGCACCAAAGCTGTCTGAGAGATTGGGGGTTAAGATTTGGCTCAAGAGAGAGGATTTGCAACCT GTTTTCTCTTTCAAACTCCGTGGAGCATATAATATGATGGCAAAGATTCCAAGGGAACAGTTGGAGAGAGGGGTTATTTGTTCTTCAGCCGGAAATCATGCTCAAGGGGTTGCTTTAGCTGCCAAGAAACTGGGTTGCGATGCTGTGATTGCCATGCCTGTTACTACGCCAGAAATCAAA TGGCAATCTGTTGAGAGGTTAGGTGCAACGGTTGTTCTTGTGGGTGATTCTTATGATGAGGCACAGACATATGCTAAAAGACGGGCCAAAGAGGAGGGTCGTACATTTATACCTCCTTTTGATCATCCAGACATTATCATGGGGCAGGGGACAGTTGGAACGGAAATTGTGCGTCAAATGCAAGAGCCATTGCATGCAATCTTCGTCCCTGTTGGAGGTGGTGGACTAATAGCCGGTATTGCGGCTTATGTGAAGAGGGTTAATCCAGAG GTAAAGATTATTGGGGTGGAACCCTCTGATGCAAATGCCATGGCTTTGTCACTGCATCATGGTGAGCGAGTGATGTTGGACCAGGTTGGAGGTTTTGCTGATGGTGTGGCTGTTAAAGAAGTTGGTGAAGAAACATTTCGCTTATGCAAGGAATTGATAGATGGTGTTGTTCTTGTTAGTCGTGATGCTATCTGTGCCTCAATAAAG GACATGTTTGAGGAAAAGAGAAGCATTTTAGAACCAGCTGGGGCTCTGGCCATTGCTGGAGCTGAAGCATACTGCAAGTATTACGGCCTTGAGGGAGAAAATATTGTCGCTTTAGCAAGTGGGGCAAACATGAATTTCGATAAACTAAGGGTGGTTACAGAACTGGCCAATGTCGGTAGGAGACAAGAGGCTCTGCTTGCAACTATTTTGCCAGAGGAGCCTGGGAGCTTCAAACAATTTTGTGAACTG GTTGGCCCTATGAATATCTCTGAGTTCAAGTACAGATATAACTCTGATGAGATGGCTGTCGTTCTTTATAG TGTTGGTGTTCATACTGATTCAGAGCTTGAAGCTATGCAGCAGCGGATGGAATCTTCTCAACTGAAAACTTGCAATCTCACATCAAGTGACTTGGTGAAAGATCACCTGCGATATTTG ATGGGAGGCAAATTAAATGTTCCAAATGAGGTTCTATGCCGCTTTATATTCCCAGAGAGGCCTGGTACTCTGATGAAGTTCTTGCACACTTTCAGCCCTCGCTGGAACATCAGTTTATTCCACTATCGTGGACAG GGTGAAACTGGTGCAAACGTATTAGTTGGCATTCAGGTTGCCAGCTCTGAAATGGATGAGTTCCACAGTCGTGCCAGCGGTCTTGGATACGACTATGTTGTAGTaacagatgatgatgatttccTGCTTTTGATGCATTGA
- the LOC120012393 gene encoding polyadenylate-binding protein 7-like yields the protein MALPPAVVAQSTSSIYVGDLHPDVTDGQLADIFAEFNSITSVRLCRDSTTGRSLCYGYVNFASQEEAVHAIETKNHMVLNGKAIRVMWSQRDPDTRKMGVGNIYVKNLVDSIDNAGLQDLFQKFGNIISCKVAISEEGMSKGYGFVQFESEESAKAAIEKLNGSTVGGKQIFVGKFIRKSDRILTGLDAKYTNLYVKNLDSDVTEELLQNKFSKFGKIVSLAIAKDDNGASKGFAFVNFENPDDARQALEAMNGLDLGSRILYVARAQKKAEREQILRHQYEEKRKEKILKYQGSNVYVKNIDDEVTEEELREHFSQCGAITSAKLMRDDKGISRGFGFVCFSNSEEAAKAVNTLHGYMFHRKPLYVAIAQRKEERQAQLQLQFAQHMAGLTGPSAAFIPAAYPRLYYTAPGVVSQVPPHPGLTYPPMGMRPGWRSNGFAPPTRPGFQTSSFPAVLHGSRHQRQNRGRVNGQSHRQVGAYSVAYMPHLQQPTPSVTSSEDLNNQQVKYVPNGHAREVNIGSGVLPAVTHSVGTVSQELESLSSMLAAASPDQQKQLIGERLYPLVQKHKPDLVAKITGMLLEMDNSELLLLLESPESLAAKVKEAVQVLKLSKTKASGQDSLHPSYLSAEVAVN from the exons ATGGCGCTTCCACCGGCGGTTGTGGCGCAATCGACATCGTCGATTTACGTCGGCGACCTTCACCCCGACGTTACGGATGGCCAGCTCGCTGATATTTTCGCCGAGTTTAATAGCATAACTTCCGTACGCCTCTGTCGCGACTCCACCACCGGTCGCTCCCTCTGTTACGGTTACGTCAACTTCGCGTCTCAGGAGGAAG CTGTTCATGCAATTGAGACAAAAAACCATATGGTGCTGAATGGGAAAGCAATAAGAGTTATGTGGTCTCAGCGTGATCCCGACACAAGAAAAATGGGAGTTGGGAATATTTATGTTAAG AACTTGGTCGACTCGATTGATAACGCGGGGTTACAGGATCTATTTCAGAAATTTGGGAATATAATCTCATGCAAAGTTGCCATTTCTGAGGAGGGAATGAGTAAAGGGtatggttttgttcaatttgagtcTGAAGAATCTGCAAAAGCTGCTATTGAGAAGCTGAATGGCTCCACTGTTGGCGGGAAGCAGAT ATTTGTCGGGAAGTTTATAAGAAAGAGTGATCGGATTTTGACTGGTCTTGATGCAAAATATACAAATTTGTATGTGAAGAACTTGGATTCAGATGTGACAGAAGAGCTTCTGCAaaacaaattttcaaagtttgGAAAAATTGTGAGCCTGGCGATTGCAAAAGATGACAATGGTGCCTCCAAAGGTTTTGCCTTTGTTAACTTTGAAAACCCAGATGATGCCAGACAGGCACTGGAAGCAATGAACGGATTGGACCTCG GCTCAAGGATTTTGTATGTGGCAAGGGCACAGAAAAAAGCAGAGCGTGAGCAAATTTTACGTCATCAATATGAGGAGAAACGTAAAGAAAAAATCTTGAAATACCAG GGTTCAAATGTGTATGTGAAGAACATTGACGATGAGGTCACTGAAGAAGAGTTGAGAGAACACTTCAGTCAATGTGGTGCAATTACTTCAGCAAAACTTATGCGAGATGACAAAGGAATAAGTAGGGGGTTTGGCTTTGTGTGTTTCTCCAACTCTGAGGAGGCAGCTAAAGCTGTGAATACTCTTCATG GATACATGTTCCATAGGAAACCATTATATGTGGCTATTGCACAAAGGAAAGAGGAGAGACAAGCTCAACTGCAGCTTCAGTTTGCACAGCATATGGCTGGTCTAACTGGTCCTTCCGCTGCTTTTATCCCTGCTGCTTATCCTCGTCTTTATTACACAGCTCCTGGTGTTGTTTCACAAGTTCCTCCTCATCCTGGGTTGACATACCCGCCTATGGGAATGAGGCCTGGGTGGAGGAGTAATGGCTTTGCACCTCCAACAAGACCAGGATTTCAGACGTCGTCATTTCCAGCT GTTCTTCATGGTTCCAGACATCAGAGACAAAACAGGGGTAGGGTTAATGGGCAATCACATAGACAAGTTGGTGCTTACTCTGTTGCGTATATGCCACATCTGCAACAGCCTACTCCATCAGTGACTTCTTCAGAAGACTTGAACAATCAGCAG GTTAAGTATGTACCAAATGGTCATGCTCGTGAAGTGAATATTGGATCTGGCGTCCTGCCTGCTGTAACCCATTCAGTTGGAACTGTATCTCAAGAATTAGAAAGTCTGAGCAGCATGCTTGCAGCTGCTTCTCCTGATCAGCAGAAACAGTTAATTGGCGAACGTCTTTACCCACTTGTCCAGAAACACAAG CCTGATCTAGTTGCAAAAATTACGGGAATGCTTCTGGAGATGGACAATTCAGAATTGCTTTTGTTGTTGGAGTCCCCCGAGTCTTTGGCAGCCAAAGTGAAGGAAGCAGTGCAGGTGCTCAAGCTCTCAAAGACAAAAGCATCCGGCCAAGACTCCCTTCACCCAAGTTACCTGTCTGCTGAGGTTGCGGTTAACTAA
- the LOC120013543 gene encoding cactin-like gives MASHGKSSKSRREATSVSKRTGRSRRERDDSASESYTDSDDSDSRNSSPPRSSSKRREGSSRSGRRSRRISSSRDRDSDDSSDSDDGRKKKTRSSRNVTEEEITDYLAKKAQRKAMKVAKKLKGVSGYSNDSNPFGDSNLNEKFVWRKKIELDVVRGVPLDDFSFKAEKKRQRERMAEVEKVKKRREERALEKARHEEEMAMLARERARAEFQDWEKKEEEFHFDQSKVRSEIRLREGRTKPIDVLSKQLNGSDDFDIEINEPYMVFKGLTVKEMEELRDDIKMHLDLDRATPTHIEYWEALMVVCDWELAEARKKDALDRARIRGEAPPAELLAEERGLHSSIEADVRNLLQGKSHSELEALQVQIESQMRSGTAKVVEYWEVVLKRLHIYKSKACLKEIHAKMLRKYLQCLEHPLEAGEKLTTDNVLSPIAEESDHDVEDTETYSPEAMLIEETEEEEREAGSFSPELLHGDESEEAIDPEEDRAILEFKRKAVIEEQQRRIKEASEDNLELKAMKAMGAMEEGDAMFGSGAEVNLDSQVYWWHDKYRPRKPKYFNRVHTGYEWNKYNQTHYDHDNPPPKVVQGYKFNIFYPDLVDKSKAPTYTIEKDGNSAETCVIRFHAGPPYEDIAFRFVNKEWEYSHKKGFKCTFERGILHVYFNFKRYRYRR, from the exons ATGGCTAGTCACGGTAAGAGCAGCAAGAGTAGGCGCGAAGCCACGTCGGTCTCAAAGAGAACTGGTCGAAGTCGCCGAGAAAGAGATGATTCCGCCTCCGAGTCATATACGGATTCTGATGATTCGGACAGCCGCAATTCCTCTCCTCCTAGAAGCTCAAGCAAGCGCAGGGAAGGTAGTAGCAGAAGCGGTCGCCGAAGCCGGCGGATAAGTTCCTCGCGTGATCGGGACTCTGATGATTCCAGTGATAGCGATGACGGCCGCAAGAAGAAAACTAGGTCCTCGAGGAACGTCACTGAAGAAGAAATTACTGACTATTTAGCCAAGAAAGCTCAGCGAaag GCGATGAAAGTGGCCAAAAAGTTGAAAGGCGTTTCTGGTTATTCCAATGATTCAAACCCGTTTGGTGATTCCAATCTTAACGAGAA ATTTGTGTGGCGAAAAAAGATTGAGCTCGATGTTGTCCGAGGAGTACCTCTTGATGATTTCTCATTCAAAGCTGAGAAAAAGCGACAGAGGGAAAGGATG GCTGAGGTAGAAAAGgtgaaaaagagaagagaagaaagggcTCTTGAAAAAGCAAGGCATGAGGAAGAAAtg GCGATGCTAGCTAGAGAACGTGCTCGGGCAGAATTTCAGGATtgggagaagaaagaagaggag TTCCATTTTGATCAAAGCAAAGTCAGGTCAGAGATTAGATTGCGTGAAGGCCGTACTAAGCCTATCGATGTTCTGTCCAAGCAGCTTAATGGCTCAGATGATTTTGATATAGAAATTAATGAACCATACATGGTTTTCAAG GGCTTGACTGTAAAAGAGATGGAAGAGCTTCGGGATGACATCAAAATGCATCTAGATTTAGACAGGGCAACACCAACACATATAGAATATTGGGAG GCATTGATGGTGGTTTGTGATTGGGAACTTGCTGAAGCTCGTAAAAAGGATGCACTGGATCGAGCTAGGATACGTGGAGAGGCACCTCCTGCTGAGTTGCTTGCCGAAGAAAGGGGTCTTCACTCTAGCATTGAAGCAGATGTCAGGAATCTCTTGCAAGGGAAGAGTCATAGTGAATTGGAGGCCTTACAAGTGCAAATTGAATCCCAGATGCGTTCTGGAACAGCAAAAGTAGTAGAGTACTGGGAGGTTGTTCTTAAACGCCTCCACATATACAAGTCAAAG GCTTGCTTGAAGGAGATTCATGCTAAAATGTTGCGTAAATATTTGCAATGTCTTGAGCATCCTTTGGAGGCTGGAGAGAAATTAACAACTGATAATGTTTTAAGCCCAATAGCAGAGGAGAGTGATCATGATGTGGAAG ATACTGAAACATACTCTCCAGAAGCTATGTTGATAGAAGAGACCGAGGAGGAAGAAAGAGAGGCTGGATCATTTTCACCAGAACTTTTGCATGGTGATGAAAGTGAAGAAGCAATCGACCCAGAAGAGGACAGAGCTATACTG GAATTTAAACGTAAGGCTGTGATAGAAGAACAACAAAGACGGATTAAAGAAGCATCAGAAGATAATCTTGAACTGAAGGCAATGAAAGCCATGGGAGCCATGGAAGAAGGTGATGCAATGTTTGGATCTGGTGCTGAGGTGAACCTGGACTCACAG GTATATTGGTGGCATGACAAGTACCGACCAAGGAAGCCAAAGTACTTCAACCGTGTTCACACCGGATATGAATGGAATAAATACAATCAGACACATTATGACCATGACAATCCCCCTCCAAAAGTTGTGCAAGGATATAAATTTAATATCTTCTATCCTGACCTTGTTGATAAGTCAAAAGCTCCAACTTATACCATTGAGAAGGATGGGAACAGCGCTGAGACTTGTGTTATAAGGTTTCATGCTGGACCTCCTTATGAGGACATA GCATTTCGGTTTGTAAACAAAGAATGGGAATACTCCCATAAGAAGGGGTTCAAGTGCACATTTGAGCGTGGCATTTTACACGTTTActtcaatttcaaacgttaTCGCTACCGCCGTTGA
- the LOC120012896 gene encoding GDSL esterase/lipase At5g03820, whose amino-acid sequence MVKVSNELLGYLALLVFVFSMANGQPLVPALCIFGDSVVDVGNNNNLTTLIKANFPPYGRDFVTHRPTGRFCNGKLATDFTAEYLGFNSYPPAYLSPEAKGRNLLTGANFASAGSGLYDSTAQLYSSITLTQQLNNYKEYQKKVENMVGRDRANNIFSGGIHLLSAGSSDFIQNYYINPILNRIYSPDRFSDLLMSSYSNFIQNLYNLGVRRIGVTTLPPTGCLPAAITLFGGGSNNCVERLNRDAISFNNKLNSTSQSLLSRLPGLKLVVFDIYQPLLDMITRPTDNGFFESRRACCGTGTIETAVLCNARSPGTCSNATAYVFWDGFHPSEAANEVLAGDLLEQGITLIS is encoded by the exons ATGGTGAAAGTTTCAAATGAGCTTCTGGGTTATCTTGCCCTTCTTGTGTTTGTCTTCTCTATGGCCAATGGACAGCCTCTTGTTCCAGCGCTATGCATATTTGGGGATTCTGTTGTTGATGTGGGGAACAACAACAACCTCACTACCTTAATTAAGGCCAATTTCCCTCCTTACGGAAGAGACTTTGTCACACACAGACCAACTGGAAGATTCTGCAATGGAAAACTGGCCACAGACTTCACTG CTGAATATCTTGGGTTCAACTCATACCCCCCAGCTTACCTTAGCCCGGAAGCAAAAGGGAGAAACCTCTTGACTGGAGCTAACTTTGCTTCAGCTGGTTCTGGTCTCTATGACAGCACTGCCCAGTTATAT AGCTCCATCACATTGACACAACAGTTGAATAACTACAAGGAGTATCAGAAGAAAGTTGAGAATATGGTGGGAAGAGACAGAGCCAATAACATATTCTCTGGAGGAATCCATCTTTTGAGTGCAGGAAGCAGTGATTTTATCCAGAATTACTACATCAATCCCATACTCAACAGAATTTACTCACCGGATCGGTTCTCTGACCTTCTCATGTCATCCTACTCTAATTTCATCCAG AATCTGTATAATCTTGGGGTGAGAAGGATTGGAGTGACAACCTTACCACCAACTGGATGCTTGCCTGCAGCCATCACTTTATTTGGGGGAGGAAGTAACAACTGTGTCGAAAGGTTGAACCGCGACGCTATTTCTTTCAACAACAAACTGAATAGCACATCTCAAAGCCTGTTGAGTAGACTTCCTGGTCTCAAACTTGTGGTCTTTGATATCTACCAACCTCTGTTGGATATGATCACAAGACCAACTGACAATG GTTTTTTCGAGTCAAGAAGGGCTTGCTGTGGAACGGGGACAATAGAAACCGCGGTGCTATGTAATGCAAGGTCTCCGGGGACATGCTCCAATGCCACAGCTTATGTGTTCTGGGATGGATTCCATCCCTCTGAAGCTGCTAATGAAGTCTTGGCTGGCGATCTACTCGAACAGGGAATCACCCTCATCTCCTGA